A part of Neodiprion pinetum isolate iyNeoPine1 chromosome 4, iyNeoPine1.2, whole genome shotgun sequence genomic DNA contains:
- the LOC138190844 gene encoding uncharacterized protein codes for MTGVQKLQTTTGALVKGQADIVMQMNVWKEKHDALEKSLQEEKERTRILERKPKYPWKQQKLNLYLALVQSRRFFVSDDLSKGERTQRKKLKDLCIALKGAGFTATTRKDGVSINGKLCDKVEAEKILEKTKKPVAEGYESDGSTTSQISTSSRKRERENASVSPKLRHTEKRFKSRPVQSTKPLEANDLKQTDNDPNKSDIQNIDETQNVTLTPSGDESRSQH; via the exons ATGACTGGTGTGCAAAAACTTCAGACTACAACAGGTGCCCTCGTTAAGGGCCAAGCAGATATAGTTATGCAAATGAATGTGTGGAAAGAGAAACACGATGCCTTGGAAAAGTCTCTCCAggaagagaaggagaggaCCAGGATCCTGGAAAG GAAGCCAAAATACCCATGGAAGCAACAGAAATTGAATCTGTATCTCGCCCTGGTCCAATCAAGG AGGTTTTTCGTTTCTGACGATCTGTCGAAAGGGGAGCGCACGCAAAGGAAGAAGCTGAAAGACTTGTGCATCGCCCTCAAGGGTGCAGGTTTCACTGCCACAACTAGGAAAGATGGAGTTTCTATAAATGGGAAACTGTGTGATAAGGTGGAGGCCGAAAAAATCTTGGAAAAAACCAAAAAGCCCGTGGCTGAGGGTTACGAAAGTGATGGTTCAACGACATCCCAAATTTCGACGAGCAGTCGTAAAAGAGAACGTGAAAACGCTTCAGTGTCTCCGAAATTAAGACACACAGAAAAAAGATTCAAATCGCGCCCTGTACAATCTACGAAGCCGTTGGAAGCCAACGACCTAAAACAGACAGATAACGATCCGAATAAATCcgatattcaaaatattgatgAAACACAGAACGTTACTCTCACACCATCAGGGGACGAGAGTCGGAGTCAACATTAA